A single genomic interval of Candidatus Methylomirabilota bacterium harbors:
- a CDS encoding TRAP transporter substrate-binding protein yields the protein MAPAGLRYTQYHNQPAASPLHRWLTEMWAAVGAETGGRFEVETCAQNNGIPGGDPAALQLLLAGELHFFTLMGGLIGAVVPVAEMQGLPFAFRSHAHVFAVMDGAFGDYLRGEMAARGLWALPRATFENGFRQISTRTRPIRDADDLVGLTIRTPAGRLFIDFFESLGAKPRAINLNQLYGALQAGVVEAQENPLVVIEFNRLWEVQRYVSVTNHMWSGFNLLANLAAWKAIPQDVRVVIERTAAQYAIRQRRDTDALNLALAERLARRGMVFNEADAASFRPRLGPFYARWKTVFGTRAWSLLEAHAGPLG from the coding sequence ATGGCCCCGGCGGGCCTGCGCTACACGCAGTACCACAATCAACCGGCCGCGAGCCCGCTCCACCGGTGGCTCACCGAGATGTGGGCGGCCGTCGGCGCCGAGACCGGGGGCCGCTTCGAGGTCGAGACCTGCGCGCAGAACAACGGGATCCCCGGCGGCGATCCCGCCGCGCTCCAGCTCCTGCTGGCCGGCGAGCTCCACTTCTTCACACTGATGGGCGGCCTCATCGGGGCCGTGGTGCCGGTCGCCGAGATGCAGGGCCTGCCCTTCGCCTTCCGGAGCCACGCGCACGTGTTCGCGGTCATGGACGGCGCGTTCGGCGACTACCTCCGCGGGGAGATGGCCGCCCGGGGTCTCTGGGCACTTCCCCGCGCGACCTTCGAGAACGGCTTCCGCCAGATCTCCACGCGCACGCGCCCCATCCGCGACGCCGACGACCTCGTCGGCCTCACCATCCGGACGCCCGCCGGGAGGCTCTTCATCGACTTCTTCGAGTCCCTGGGGGCCAAGCCCAGGGCCATCAACCTCAACCAGCTCTACGGGGCCCTGCAGGCGGGCGTCGTCGAGGCCCAGGAGAATCCGCTCGTCGTCATCGAGTTCAACCGGCTGTGGGAGGTCCAGCGCTACGTGAGCGTCACCAACCACATGTGGTCCGGATTCAACCTCCTGGCGAACCTGGCGGCCTGGAAGGCGATCCCTCAGGACGTGCGGGTGGTCATCGAGCGCACGGCGGCGCAGTACGCGATCCGGCAGCGCCGCGACACCGACGCGCTCAACCTCGCGCTCGCCGAGCGGCTGGCCCGGCGGGGCATGGTCTTCAACGAGGCCGACGCGGCGAGCTTCCGCCCCCGGCTCGGCCCCTTCTACGCCCGCTGGAAGACGGTCTTCGGGACCAGGGCGTGGAGCCTGCTGGAGGCCCACGCGGGACCGCTGGGCTGA
- a CDS encoding ABC transporter ATP-binding protein, with protein sequence MPPKITLRGVGHEYVNPFTRERVVALDGLDLEVPEGEFLTVVGPSGCGKTTLLNILAGLIPPTRGQILLDSQPVTGPGRDRGVVFQEFAILPWRTVERNIAHGLEIQGVPRAERAAAVRRFVDLIGLAGFEQKYPHELSGGMKQRVAVARTLAANPQVMLMDEPFAAVDAQTRITLQEELNAIALATRKTILFVTHNVEEAVFLGDRCCILSRRPGRVKSLVPVKIPREGRTWKMFTSDSAFAATKEHVLRLVREEVGGEETA encoded by the coding sequence GTGCCTCCGAAGATCACGCTCCGGGGCGTCGGGCACGAGTACGTCAACCCCTTCACGCGCGAGCGGGTGGTCGCGCTCGACGGGCTCGATCTGGAGGTGCCGGAGGGCGAGTTCCTCACCGTGGTGGGCCCCAGCGGGTGCGGCAAGACGACGCTGCTCAACATCCTGGCCGGGCTCATCCCGCCCACGCGGGGGCAGATCCTGCTCGACTCCCAGCCGGTGACGGGCCCGGGCCGCGACCGCGGCGTCGTCTTCCAGGAGTTCGCCATCCTGCCGTGGCGGACGGTGGAGCGGAACATCGCCCACGGCCTCGAGATCCAGGGCGTTCCCCGGGCCGAGCGCGCCGCCGCCGTTCGGCGCTTCGTGGACCTGATCGGGCTGGCCGGCTTCGAGCAGAAGTATCCCCACGAGCTGTCCGGGGGCATGAAGCAGCGCGTCGCCGTGGCCCGGACGCTGGCCGCCAACCCTCAGGTGATGCTGATGGACGAGCCCTTCGCCGCGGTGGACGCCCAGACCCGCATCACGCTCCAGGAGGAGTTGAACGCGATCGCGCTGGCCACCCGCAAGACGATCCTCTTCGTGACCCACAACGTCGAGGAGGCCGTCTTCCTGGGCGACCGCTGCTGCATCCTGTCGCGCCGGCCCGGCCGGGTGAAGTCGCTGGTGCCGGTGAAGATCCCGCGGGAGGGACGCACGTGGAAGATGTTCACGTCCGATTCCGCCTTCGCCGCCACCAAGGAGCACGTGCTGCGGCTGGTGCGCGAAGAAGTGGGCGGCGAGGAGACGGCCTAG
- a CDS encoding ABC transporter permease, whose product MARWELAATWIVVLAGALGAWSVAAATLPVPDYFLPPPSAVLTAAADLVTKGILPVYVAESLRRILLAAVLGLLVGVPAGLVLGLSRRVADFFYPLLNFFQSVSGIAWLPLMLVWFGFGERTILIAVNYTVLFPVIFNVLLGVRSVPRIYVSALRTLGASRWRIVRDVLIPGALPSIATGMRLGLAFGWRALIAAEMLVGANGLGFMIFNAQNFHLTARIMLGMAIIGLLWLLLDYFVLRPLEQATFARWGLVQR is encoded by the coding sequence GTGGCGCGCTGGGAGCTCGCCGCCACCTGGATCGTCGTCCTCGCCGGCGCCCTGGGGGCGTGGAGCGTGGCGGCGGCGACGCTGCCGGTGCCCGACTACTTCCTGCCCCCGCCCTCGGCGGTCCTGACGGCGGCCGCCGATCTGGTCACCAAGGGCATCCTGCCCGTCTACGTGGCGGAAAGCCTGCGGCGAATTCTGCTGGCGGCCGTGCTCGGCCTGCTGGTGGGCGTCCCCGCCGGGCTCGTGCTGGGGCTCAGCCGCCGGGTGGCGGACTTCTTCTACCCGCTGCTGAACTTCTTCCAGTCGGTCTCGGGCATCGCCTGGCTACCGCTGATGCTGGTGTGGTTCGGGTTCGGCGAGCGGACCATCCTGATCGCGGTCAACTACACGGTGCTGTTCCCGGTCATCTTCAACGTCCTGCTGGGGGTGCGGAGCGTGCCGCGCATCTACGTGAGCGCGCTGCGGACCCTGGGGGCCTCCCGCTGGCGGATCGTGCGCGACGTGCTGATCCCCGGCGCGCTGCCGAGCATCGCCACCGGCATGCGTCTGGGCCTGGCCTTCGGCTGGCGGGCGCTGATCGCCGCCGAGATGCTGGTGGGGGCCAACGGTCTGGGCTTCATGATCTTCAACGCCCAGAACTTCCACCTCACCGCCCGCATCATGCTCGGGATGGCCATCATCGGGCTGCTGTGGCTGCTCCTCGACTACTTCGTGCTGCGCCCGCTGGAGCAGGCGACGTTCGCGCGGTGGGGCCTCGTGCAGCGATGA
- a CDS encoding ABC transporter substrate-binding protein, translating into MNRVLSVGVLVAVLAMAGPTPAQQPAPMAAAVGGNMNHVPSFVGVEKGIFLKHGIDLKLKVLNTGQEMAKALQAGEAQIIGSAYSNFPVAVERGMGARGVVGLMGDRNSRYSDDPVSIWTRKGTGITKVEDLAGRKIGTPVGGTADEYLGVVLKRKGLSREKVNLLNVPPGNLVSALQGGGVDAVACWEPFGSLVQARVADAVLVSRGGGHIGYYINMAIRNDVIDKSPELVERYVVAMAEAAQYTRQHLDEAAEIATRWVTGLDAAVAKQAIRHMTFDPRITPHTVAAWEENVGILIEQKKLRAAIPWQQGIELRFIEKVMKSHPQLFSDLKPVP; encoded by the coding sequence ATGAACCGAGTCCTGTCCGTGGGAGTTCTGGTCGCCGTCCTGGCGATGGCCGGGCCGACACCGGCGCAGCAGCCGGCGCCGATGGCGGCCGCGGTGGGCGGCAACATGAACCACGTCCCCAGCTTCGTGGGCGTGGAGAAGGGCATCTTCCTCAAGCACGGCATCGACCTGAAGCTGAAAGTCCTGAACACCGGCCAGGAGATGGCCAAGGCGCTGCAGGCGGGGGAGGCCCAGATCATCGGCTCCGCCTACTCCAACTTCCCCGTGGCCGTCGAGCGCGGGATGGGCGCCCGGGGCGTGGTGGGGCTGATGGGCGACCGCAACAGCCGGTACTCCGACGACCCCGTCAGCATCTGGACCCGGAAGGGCACGGGCATCACCAAGGTCGAGGATCTGGCCGGCCGCAAGATCGGCACGCCGGTCGGCGGCACCGCCGACGAGTACCTCGGCGTGGTCCTCAAGCGCAAAGGGCTCTCCCGCGAGAAGGTGAACCTCCTGAACGTCCCGCCCGGCAACCTCGTGTCGGCGCTCCAGGGCGGCGGGGTGGACGCGGTCGCCTGCTGGGAGCCGTTCGGATCGCTCGTCCAGGCGCGGGTCGCGGATGCCGTGCTGGTGTCGCGCGGCGGGGGGCACATCGGCTACTACATCAACATGGCCATCCGCAACGACGTCATCGACAAGAGCCCCGAGCTGGTGGAACGCTACGTCGTCGCCATGGCCGAAGCGGCCCAGTACACGCGGCAGCATCTCGACGAGGCGGCGGAGATCGCCACCCGCTGGGTCACGGGCCTGGACGCGGCCGTCGCCAAGCAGGCCATCCGCCACATGACCTTCGATCCCCGCATCACCCCGCACACGGTGGCGGCCTGGGAGGAGAACGTCGGGATCCTGATCGAGCAGAAGAAGCTCCGGGCGGCGATCCCCTGGCAGCAGGGGATCGAGCTGCGCTTCATCGAGAAGGTGATGAAGTCGCACCCGCAGCTCTTCTCGGACCTCAAGCCGGTGCCCTGA
- a CDS encoding alpha/beta fold hydrolase, whose product MKTHYRLDGPAGAPVVTLSHALGATLDLWDAQAAILTSQYRVLRYDVRGHGASAVPPGPYTLEQMVDDLRDLLRSLEIDRTHFVGLSIGGLIGMMAALTTPATIRSLVLCDTTSSYGPGLQPMWEERIATAERQGMTDALIERTMEIWFTAPFRESHKAVVDRMRQMLLNTDPRGYAAAIRAIAGADLSERIHAITCPALIVVGERDPGTPPAMARVLHERIRDSQLVVLPNAAHCSVVERADEFTRLLRRFLDGVK is encoded by the coding sequence ATGAAGACCCACTACCGCCTCGACGGCCCGGCCGGTGCCCCGGTCGTCACGCTGAGCCACGCCCTCGGCGCCACCCTCGACCTCTGGGACGCCCAGGCGGCGATCCTCACCAGCCAGTATCGCGTCCTGCGCTATGACGTGCGCGGCCACGGCGCCTCCGCCGTGCCGCCGGGCCCCTACACGCTCGAGCAGATGGTGGACGATCTCCGCGACCTGCTCCGATCACTCGAGATCGACCGGACCCACTTCGTCGGGCTCTCGATTGGCGGTCTCATCGGCATGATGGCCGCGCTCACCACGCCCGCGACGATCCGGAGCCTGGTGCTGTGCGATACCACGAGCTCGTACGGCCCGGGGCTCCAGCCGATGTGGGAGGAGCGGATCGCCACCGCCGAGCGGCAGGGCATGACGGACGCCCTCATCGAGCGCACGATGGAGATCTGGTTCACGGCGCCGTTCCGGGAGTCCCACAAGGCGGTCGTCGACCGCATGCGCCAGATGCTCCTGAACACCGACCCGCGGGGCTACGCCGCGGCCATCCGGGCCATCGCCGGGGCGGATCTCAGCGAGCGGATCCACGCCATCACGTGCCCGGCGCTCATCGTCGTCGGCGAGCGCGATCCCGGCACGCCCCCGGCGATGGCCCGCGTCCTCCACGAGCGCATCCGCGACTCCCAGCTGGTCGTCCTGCCGAACGCCGCCCACTGCTCCGTCGTCGAGCGCGCCGACGAGTTCACCCGGCTGCTCCGGAGGTTCCTGGACGGGGTGAAGTAG
- a CDS encoding amidohydrolase family protein — protein MVIDVHAHLYPRAFMEELAAQGPAHHVSLTADAPPFLCFEGIRFWRYTPAFHDDALRLAELDRAGVDRQVLSLGPPMVYWAPPDLGLRLARIFNDEIAKLVRSHPDRFVGFAAVPLQATDLALAELERAVGDLGLRGVAIGSNIQGKPLDHPSLWPFYERVEALGIPLFVHPINPPGHGDIHDYRLDLVVGFPFDTTLAAVRLVYSGVLERFPRLRVCLAHLGGALPFLRERVVIGYRVGREHFGAALGIARSPEPYLERFYLDTVSYYEPALLAGLACVGIARLVLGSDAPFAVGDLARSVASIRGLSFLPEGDRERILGANAHSLLTGESG, from the coding sequence ATGGTGATCGACGTTCACGCCCATCTCTACCCCCGTGCCTTCATGGAGGAGCTGGCGGCCCAGGGGCCCGCTCACCACGTGAGTCTGACGGCGGATGCGCCGCCGTTCCTCTGCTTCGAGGGGATCCGCTTCTGGCGCTATACGCCGGCCTTCCACGACGACGCGCTCCGCCTGGCCGAGCTGGACCGCGCCGGCGTGGACCGGCAGGTGCTCTCCCTGGGCCCGCCCATGGTCTACTGGGCGCCGCCCGACCTCGGACTGCGACTGGCGCGCATCTTCAACGACGAGATCGCCAAGCTCGTCCGCAGCCACCCCGACCGCTTCGTGGGGTTCGCGGCCGTGCCCCTGCAGGCGACCGATCTGGCCCTGGCGGAGCTGGAGCGCGCCGTGGGCGATCTAGGGCTGCGCGGCGTGGCGATCGGCTCCAACATCCAGGGCAAGCCGCTCGATCACCCGAGCCTCTGGCCATTCTACGAGCGGGTGGAGGCGCTCGGGATCCCTCTCTTCGTCCACCCGATCAACCCTCCCGGCCACGGAGACATCCACGACTACCGCCTCGACCTCGTCGTCGGCTTCCCGTTCGACACCACCCTGGCCGCCGTCCGCCTCGTCTACAGCGGCGTGCTCGAGCGGTTCCCGAGGCTCCGGGTCTGCCTGGCCCATCTGGGCGGAGCGCTGCCCTTCCTGCGCGAGCGCGTCGTCATCGGGTACCGGGTGGGGCGCGAGCACTTCGGGGCCGCGCTCGGGATCGCGCGGAGCCCCGAGCCGTATCTCGAGCGTTTCTACCTCGACACCGTCTCGTACTACGAGCCGGCGCTCCTCGCCGGGCTCGCCTGCGTCGGCATCGCCCGGCTCGTTCTGGGCAGTGACGCGCCCTTCGCCGTGGGCGACCTGGCGCGCTCGGTGGCCTCGATCCGCGGGCTCAGCTTCCTGCCCGAGGGCGACCGGGAGCGAATCCTCGGCGCCAACGCCCACAGCCTCCTGACCGGCGAGTCCGGGTGA
- a CDS encoding ABC transporter permease, with protein sequence MTRAATAARGALPFATLVVAWALLTRAGVVPALFLPPPGDVARTAWEMLGDGSLWINIGASLGRVLIGVAVSLPLAVGLGVAVGLSRRLAHVVEPIVGFFNALSGIAWLPLAITWFGLGWTSVTFIMFNTIFFLVFFNTLVGVRTVPKIFENAVLTLGGSRRHVIFHVLIPGALPSIVTGVRMSIGFGWRAVIAAEMIATSTGLGFLIYNAANFHQTDAILVGILTIGVLWLATDRLVLQPLERRTIERWGLVSTTP encoded by the coding sequence ATGACGCGCGCCGCCACCGCGGCCCGGGGCGCGTTGCCCTTCGCCACCCTCGTCGTCGCCTGGGCCCTGCTGACGCGGGCGGGCGTGGTGCCGGCGCTCTTCCTGCCGCCACCCGGCGACGTCGCGCGGACGGCCTGGGAGATGCTCGGCGACGGCTCCCTCTGGATCAACATCGGCGCCAGCCTGGGCCGCGTGCTGATCGGCGTGGCCGTGAGCCTGCCGCTGGCGGTGGGCCTCGGCGTCGCGGTAGGGCTGAGCCGGCGGCTGGCCCACGTGGTGGAGCCGATCGTGGGCTTCTTCAACGCGCTGTCGGGGATCGCTTGGCTGCCCCTGGCCATCACCTGGTTCGGCCTGGGCTGGACCAGCGTGACGTTCATCATGTTTAACACGATCTTCTTCCTCGTGTTCTTCAACACCCTGGTCGGCGTGCGCACCGTGCCGAAGATCTTCGAGAACGCGGTGCTGACGCTGGGCGGCTCGCGCCGGCACGTCATCTTCCACGTCCTGATCCCCGGCGCCCTGCCCAGCATCGTCACCGGGGTTCGCATGAGCATCGGCTTCGGCTGGCGCGCGGTCATCGCCGCCGAGATGATCGCCACCAGCACCGGGCTCGGGTTCCTCATCTACAACGCCGCCAACTTCCACCAGACCGACGCGATCCTGGTCGGGATCCTGACGATCGGCGTCCTCTGGCTCGCCACCGACCGCCTGGTCCTGCAGCCCCTGGAGCGCCGCACGATCGAGCGCTGGGGCCTGGTGTCCACGACGCCGTGA
- a CDS encoding ABC transporter substrate-binding protein — protein MRFIAISIALVSLALATPVRATAAEPIRVGYLGPLTGIFAQAGKDMLEGLKMGFEQAGYQAAGRKIELLEEDTEGNPATAQAKYRKLAQQDRIHVLAGVLLTNVGVSLVAPIERDGIPTLFLTTPDELTKRRRPQWIMRSNFSASQPMHALGDYAAKTLNYKRVATIAMDNGFGHEGIGGFQRVFEDSGGKVVQKIWVPLNALDFAPYLAQIRRDVDAVAQVFVAAQAVRFAKQYGEAGLKERLPLIGSGVFTDQSALKSMGDEAIGIISSLIWAPSLPTRANGEFMKLAAARGNPLPAYFTAVMYSAGRWITEAARALDGRVEDREQFLGALRAAIEKTEDPRGPIKLDEYNNPTENVYILKVEKVGGRLQNTVIHTYPMVSQFWTYKAEEFLKTPPYDRNYPPVKP, from the coding sequence ATGCGCTTCATCGCGATCTCGATCGCGCTCGTGTCGCTGGCGCTGGCGACACCGGTCCGCGCCACCGCGGCCGAGCCGATCCGCGTGGGCTACCTGGGGCCGCTCACGGGCATCTTCGCCCAGGCCGGCAAGGACATGCTCGAGGGCCTCAAGATGGGCTTCGAGCAGGCCGGCTACCAGGCGGCCGGGCGGAAGATCGAGCTGCTCGAGGAGGACACCGAGGGCAACCCGGCCACGGCCCAGGCCAAGTACCGCAAGCTCGCCCAGCAGGACCGGATCCACGTGCTGGCCGGCGTGCTCCTGACCAACGTCGGCGTGTCCCTGGTAGCGCCGATCGAGCGGGACGGGATCCCGACGCTCTTCCTCACCACGCCTGACGAGCTCACCAAGCGCCGGCGGCCGCAGTGGATCATGCGCTCGAACTTCAGCGCCAGCCAGCCCATGCACGCGCTCGGCGACTACGCGGCCAAGACGCTCAACTACAAGCGCGTGGCCACCATCGCCATGGACAACGGCTTCGGCCACGAGGGCATCGGCGGCTTCCAGCGCGTCTTCGAGGACAGCGGCGGCAAGGTGGTGCAGAAGATCTGGGTGCCGCTCAACGCCCTGGACTTCGCGCCGTACCTGGCCCAGATCCGCCGGGACGTGGACGCGGTCGCCCAGGTCTTCGTCGCCGCCCAGGCCGTCCGCTTCGCCAAGCAGTACGGAGAGGCGGGGCTCAAGGAGCGGCTGCCGCTCATCGGCAGCGGCGTGTTCACCGACCAGTCGGCCCTCAAGTCGATGGGCGACGAGGCCATCGGGATCATCAGCTCGCTCATCTGGGCGCCGTCGCTCCCGACCAGGGCCAACGGGGAATTCATGAAGCTGGCGGCCGCCAGGGGTAACCCGCTGCCGGCCTACTTCACCGCCGTCATGTACAGCGCCGGCCGCTGGATCACCGAGGCCGCCCGCGCGCTCGACGGGCGGGTGGAGGACCGCGAGCAGTTCCTCGGCGCCCTCCGCGCGGCGATCGAGAAGACCGAGGATCCGCGGGGGCCCATCAAGCTCGACGAGTACAACAACCCCACCGAGAACGTCTATATCCTCAAGGTCGAGAAGGTCGGCGGCCGCCTGCAGAACACCGTCATCCACACGTACCCGATGGTGTCGCAGTTCTGGACGTACAAGGCCGAGGAGTTCCTCAAGACGCCGCCCTACGATCGCAACTATCCCCCGGTGAAACCATGA